The following are encoded in a window of Labrus bergylta chromosome 16, fLabBer1.1, whole genome shotgun sequence genomic DNA:
- the si:ch211-198m17.1 gene encoding uncharacterized protein si:ch211-198m17.1 isoform X4: protein MFLNHLSVVFLLAAVVSGMTTADSFAQTSVIIDGGLAKDTSPTPHLTQTASSNPSSKPTISSHTGSPASTKVHDTTSVATTTVENVMTESTIGPTNRDTTSSQPSTESMTTAGVQSPVTKISHSTTGSPNASPSASTGATTLSTAGQQKSQPTDTMTGNTAETTTTTKPAETSSSITSTSTTPPASATTLNSTTPPASATTLNSTTPPTSASTLNSTTPPTSATTLNSTTPPTSATTLNSTTPPTSATTLNSTTPPTSATTLNSTTPPTSATTLNSTTPPTSATTLNSTTPPTSATTLNSTTPPISASTLNSTTPPTSATTLNSTTPPTSATTLNSTTPPISASTLNSTTPPTSATTLNFTTPPTSASTLNSTTPPTSATTLNSTTPPTSASTTPPTSATTLNSTTPPTSTNTLNSTTPPTSASTTPPTSATTLNSTTPPTSATTLNSTTPPTSATTLNSTTPPTPPTSATTLNSTTPPTSASTTPPTSTNTLNTTTHPNSASTTPPTSAITPTSITTPHSIATPSSTTTPTSTTTTTVPTTSPASTNMTISTTTPTSIPNPTSLTPTTSSTTPIATTPTSPTTSTATTNSIDTTITVITRKPTDTTTNNPITAATSIPTLGPLVVCPSVPCPFGSVCLNGTCQCLSGSFLLNGNCEPAQVFPGQLHLVSLTFDPEMSNRSSTLFQTTAARISSALRDALKNEPGYIRSDVVRLEQGSVQSTLNNIFEKTEATQESIDELITVAIEKSAGSNVLLTNATFSGSNLCEQEPLPCEDATTTCTYTKGRAVCSCKEGYISIMYSNTSCRACPSGQRAVGDKCQPCAFGYAGFNCNDSALLAVVVISCVLGGVLLIMVLALLIYFCCRGCLKSKPDHSSSPYSSGEENQPWPTGITPIPRATTNWDAAPSIELTEGGNTRSLVDQKHQTNGLGFQMKQNGWKKTGSYDLNPDGLKTFKGKNPSRYSYLVQGHENPYFLPGDDKNN, encoded by the exons gaATGACAACAGCAGATTCATTTGCACAAACCAGTGTCATCATTGATGGGGGGTTGGCCAAAGACACATCCCCAACTCCTCACTTGACACAAACTGCAAGCTCAAATCCAAGCAGCAAGCCCACAATCAGCAGTCATACAGGTTCACCAGCCTCAACCAAAGTGCACGACACAACCTCAGTTGCTACAACAACTGTAGAAAATGTTATGACAGAATCCACTATTGGACCAACCAATAGAGACACAACTTCCTCCCAACCAAGCACCGAGTCCATGACAACAGCTGGAGTCCAGAGCCCTGTGACAAAGATCAGTCACTCCACCACAGGAAGCCCAAATGCCTCTCCATCTGCTTCTACCGGTGCTACAACACTGTCCACAGCAGGCCAACAGAAAAGCCAACCCACCGACACCA TGACTGGCAACACTGCAGAAACAACTACTACGACTAAGCCAGCTGAAACATCCTCATCCATCACTTCAACCTCCACCACCCCTCCAGCCTCCGCCACAACTCTAAACTCCACCACCCCTCCAGCCTCCGCCACAACTCTAAACTCCACCACCCCTCCAACCTCTGCCTCAACTCTAAACTCCACCACCCCTCCAACCTCTGCCACAACTCTAAACTCCACCACCCCTCCAACCTCTGCCACAACTCTAAACTCCACCACCCCTCCAACCTCTGCCACCACTCTAAACTCCACCACCCCTCCAACCTCTGCCACAACTCTAAACTCCACCACCCCTCCAACCTCCGCCACAACTCTAAACTCCACCACCCCTCCAACCTCCGCCACCACTCTAAACTCCACCACCCCTCCAACCTCCGCCACCACTCTAAACTCCACCACCCCTCCAATCTCTGCCTCAACTCTAAACTCCACCACCCCTCCAACCTCCGCCACAACTCTAAACTCCACCACCCCTCCAACCTCCGCCACCACTCTAAACTCCACCACCCCTCCAATCTCTGCCTCAACTCTAAACTCCACCACCCCTCCAACCTCCGCCACCACTCTAAACTTCACCACTCCTCCAACCTCTGCCTCAACTCTAAACTCCACCACCCCTCCAACCTCCGCCACAACTCTAAACTCCACCACCCCTCCAACCTCTGCCTCCACCACCCCTCCAACCTCTGCCACAACTCTAAACTCCACCACCCCTCCAACCTCCACCAACACTCTAAACTCCACCACCCCTCCAACCTCTGCCTCCACCACCCCTCCAACCTCCGCCACAACTCTAAACTCCACCACCCCTCCAACCTCTGCCACAACTCTAAACTCCACCACCCCTCCAACCTCTGCCACAACTCTAAACTCCACCacccctccaacccctccaacctCTGCCACAACTCTAAACTCCACCACCCCTCCAACCTCTGCCTCCACCACCCCTCCAACCTCCACCAACACTCTAAACACCACCACCCATCCAAACTCCGCCTCCACTACCCCTCCAACCTCCGCCATCACTCCTACCTCCATTACCACTCCACATTCAATCGCTACACCTTCCTCTACCACCACTCCgacctccaccaccaccactactgTACCAACCACCTCTCCAGCCTCCACCAACATGACAATCTCAACCACCACTCCAACCTCCATCCCCAATCCAACTTCCCTCACCCCCACAACCTCCTCCACCACTCCAATTGCAACAACTCCAACCTCCCCCACTACATCAACCGCCACCACCAACAGTATTGATACCACCATCACTGTAATCACCCGGAAACCAACAGATACCACCACCAACAACCCAATTACAGCAGCCACCTCCATTCCTACCCTGGGTCCATTAGTAG TTTGTCCATCTGTTCCCTGTCCTTTTGGAAGTGTCTGCCTTAATGGCACCTGCCAGTGTCTCTCTGGTAGCTTCCTGCTGAATGGCAACTGTGAACCAG CCCAAGTGTTCCCAGGCCAGCTTCATCTCGTCTCCTTAACATTTGATCCAGAAATGAGCAACAGGTCTTCAACCTTATTCCAGACTACAGCAGCTCGTATATCATCAGCT CTCAGAGATGCCCTTAAAAATGAGCCTGGTTATATACGATCCGATGTTGTGCGGCTTGA GCAAGGAAGTGTGCAATCAACATTAAATAACATCTTTGAAAAAACCGAAGCCACTCAAGAATCCATTGATGAATTGATTACGGTGGCCATAGAAAAGTCAGCAGGATCAAATGTATTGTTGACCAATGCTACATTTAGTG GATCAAACTTGTGTGAGCAGGAGCCATTACCTTGCGAGGATGCCACTACAACATGCACATATACAAAAGGAAGGGCTGTTTGTTCCTGTAAAGAGGGCTACATCTCCATCATGTACTCAAACACCAGCTGCAGAG CGTGTCCAAGTGGGCAGAGGGCAGTGGGAGACAAGTGCCAACC GTGCGCGTTTGGATATGCTGGCTTTAACTGCAATGATT ctGCTCTGCTGGCAGTGGTAGTCATCTCTTGTGTCCTGGGAGGAGTTCTTCTCATCATGGTCCTGGCTTTGCTCATATACTTCTGCtg TAGGGGATGCTTAAAGAGCAAGCCAGACCACAGCAGCAGTCCATATTCATCAGGCGAAGAAAACCAGCCCTGGCCCACTGGCATCACGCCCATCCCACGGGCCACCACCAACTGGGATGCAGCTCCGTCTATAGAGCTGACAGAAGGGGGCAACACTCGATCCCTCGTAGACCAAAAGCATCAGACCAACGGATTG GGGTTTCAGATGAAGCAGAACGGATGGAAAAAG ACGGGATCATATGATCTCAACCCGGATGGATTGAAGACGTTCAAAGGTAAAAATCCATCCCGTTACTCGTATCTGGTTCAAGGCCATGAGAACCCCTACTTCCTACCTGGAGATGACAAGAACAACTGA